One stretch of Pseudomonas fragi DNA includes these proteins:
- a CDS encoding MFS transporter — protein sequence MALSNAQTTTTASSPAPQTSPLVMRIIGAVALAHLINDLIQAVLPSIYPMLKAKYDLTFTQIGLITLTFQMTASLLQPWVGYYTDRHPNPLLLPAGMVCTLVGILMLSQVGSFELILLAAALVGIGSSTFHPEASRVARLASGGRYGLAQSTFQVGGNAGSAFGPLLAAAIIIPFGQGNVAWFGLFALFAVGLLYAISRWYRSHLNLFKLKAGQQATHGLSKQRVLGALVVLGLLVFSKYFYMASLTSYYTFFLIEKFDVSVATSQLYLFLFLGAVAAGTFFGGPIGDRIGRKAVIWFSILGVAPFTLLLPYADLFWTSVLSVIIGFILASAFSAIVVYAQELVPGNVGMIAGIFFGLMFGFGGIGAALLGHLADIHGIEYVYTLCSYLPLFGVLAILLPRTKKA from the coding sequence ATGGCTCTTAGCAACGCACAAACAACTACAACAGCGTCTTCTCCTGCCCCACAGACCAGCCCCTTAGTCATGCGCATTATCGGCGCCGTGGCCCTGGCGCATCTGATCAATGACTTGATCCAGGCTGTACTGCCGTCGATCTATCCGATGCTCAAGGCCAAATATGATCTGACCTTTACTCAGATCGGGCTGATTACCCTGACGTTTCAGATGACCGCTTCTCTATTGCAGCCGTGGGTGGGTTACTACACCGACCGTCATCCCAATCCGCTTTTGTTGCCAGCCGGGATGGTTTGCACCCTGGTCGGGATTTTGATGTTGTCTCAGGTCGGCAGTTTTGAACTGATTTTGCTGGCCGCCGCCCTGGTGGGTATCGGCTCTTCTACGTTTCACCCCGAAGCTTCCCGTGTCGCAAGGCTGGCTTCAGGCGGGCGCTACGGGCTGGCGCAATCAACCTTCCAGGTAGGTGGCAATGCCGGCTCGGCCTTTGGGCCGTTGCTGGCTGCGGCAATCATCATTCCCTTTGGTCAGGGTAACGTGGCCTGGTTCGGCCTGTTTGCGCTGTTCGCCGTCGGGCTGCTGTATGCCATTAGCCGCTGGTACCGCAGCCATTTGAATCTGTTCAAGCTCAAGGCCGGGCAGCAGGCGACTCACGGGTTGTCGAAGCAGCGGGTGCTCGGTGCCCTGGTGGTGCTCGGCTTGCTGGTGTTCTCCAAGTACTTCTACATGGCGAGTCTGACCAGCTACTACACCTTCTTCCTGATCGAAAAGTTCGACGTGTCAGTGGCCACCTCGCAGTTGTACCTGTTCCTGTTTCTGGGCGCAGTTGCGGCGGGCACGTTCTTTGGCGGCCCCATCGGTGACCGGATCGGCCGCAAGGCGGTGATCTGGTTTTCAATTCTCGGGGTGGCACCGTTTACCTTGCTGCTGCCTTATGCCGATCTGTTCTGGACCAGTGTGCTCAGCGTGATCATCGGCTTTATTCTGGCTTCGGCATTCTCGGCCATCGTGGTGTATGCCCAGGAGCTGGTGCCGGGCAATGTGGGGATGATTGCCGGTATCTTCTTTGGTCTGATGTTTGGTTTTGGCGGGATTGGTGCAGCCTTGCTCGGGCATCTGGCGGACATTCATGGCATCGAGTATGTGTACACCCTGTGTTCATACCTGCCGTTGTTCGGTGTGCTGGCGATTTTGCTGCCGCGAACGAAAAAAGCCTGA
- a CDS encoding RNA polymerase sigma factor — translation MDHLDDAPPPAPDILDLSADLQKKLKAFIHKRVLNPEDAEDIFQLTCLEAWRSQTRFNGQATLSTWMCGIAQNLIRNHFRRLYARPVHCEFDEMLCHEQDCSRDLYGQFETHRRLERTLVALNRLPSEMRDTLYASVHSGGSYRDTASALQIPIGTVRSRISRAREQLKLATHC, via the coding sequence ATGGATCACCTTGATGATGCTCCCCCCCCTGCCCCCGACATTCTGGATCTGTCGGCTGACCTGCAAAAAAAGCTCAAAGCGTTTATCCACAAACGCGTGCTGAACCCCGAAGATGCAGAGGATATTTTCCAGTTGACCTGCCTGGAGGCGTGGCGCAGCCAAACACGCTTCAACGGCCAGGCAACCCTCAGCACATGGATGTGCGGCATTGCCCAGAACCTGATTCGCAATCATTTTCGTCGGTTGTACGCTCGGCCGGTGCATTGCGAGTTCGACGAGATGCTGTGCCATGAGCAGGACTGCAGCCGCGACCTGTACGGCCAGTTCGAGACCCATCGCCGGCTTGAACGCACGCTCGTTGCCCTCAACCGGCTGCCCAGCGAAATGCGCGATACGTTGTATGCCTCCGTGCACAGCGGCGGCAGTTATCGCGACACCGCCAGCGCTCTGCAAATCCCCATAGGAACGGTTCGCTCACGCATCTCGCGAGCGCGCGAACAGCTGAAGCTGGCGACCCACTGCTAG
- a CDS encoding fimbrial protein, whose product MFQKIGKYTALCGSSLLIVMAAATAQAADGQVEFTGTINDNACTINSESVKKAVDMGQVRIADFPNTVGAVATAGATPFSISLENCSGSTLKNASIKFSGQQSGTDATVLGMTGDNQVSGVGIQINDARTGNKLPLNTASNDYVLRPQSNTFDFTASYVRLVADTEASGDTPGVRGIGTGKVNALASFDVTYK is encoded by the coding sequence ATGTTTCAAAAAATTGGCAAATACACCGCGCTCTGTGGTTCTTCGCTGCTGATCGTGATGGCTGCTGCTACCGCTCAAGCGGCTGATGGCCAGGTTGAATTCACCGGCACTATCAACGACAACGCATGCACCATCAACAGCGAAAGCGTGAAGAAAGCGGTTGATATGGGCCAGGTCCGCATTGCCGACTTCCCTAACACCGTTGGGGCTGTTGCCACTGCTGGCGCCACCCCTTTCTCGATCTCGCTGGAAAACTGCAGCGGCTCGACCCTGAAAAACGCTTCCATCAAATTCAGCGGCCAGCAGTCCGGCACTGATGCCACCGTGCTGGGCATGACCGGTGACAACCAGGTTTCCGGCGTCGGTATCCAGATCAACGATGCCCGCACTGGTAACAAGTTGCCGCTCAACACGGCCAGCAACGACTACGTTCTGCGCCCGCAGTCCAACACGTTTGACTTCACCGCGTCCTATGTACGCCTGGTTGCCGACACCGAAGCCTCGGGCGACACCCCGGGTGTACGCGGTATCGGCACCGGTAAAGTCAATGCACTGGCCAGCTTCGACGTTACCTACAAGTAA
- a CDS encoding toxin encodes MRTVFFETTSFTATVGDYLNDDEYRQLQVEMQANPLAGDVMPRTGGFRKLRWQDTRRGKGKRGGLRVIYYWLLDDGQFWMFAIYDKDELENLTADQEKALKTAIGAELKQRGGK; translated from the coding sequence ATAAGAACAGTTTTCTTTGAAACTACAAGCTTCACCGCCACGGTAGGCGACTACCTTAACGACGATGAATATCGGCAGCTTCAGGTAGAAATGCAGGCGAACCCGCTTGCGGGCGATGTGATGCCGCGCACAGGAGGATTCAGAAAGCTACGCTGGCAAGATACCCGCAGAGGGAAAGGCAAGAGAGGTGGGTTGAGAGTGATCTATTACTGGCTGTTGGATGATGGTCAGTTTTGGATGTTTGCAATCTACGACAAAGATGAGCTGGAGAACCTGACCGCCGATCAGGAGAAAGCGCTAAAAACAGCCATCGGCGCAGAATTGAAACAACGAGGTGGGAAATGA
- a CDS encoding helix-turn-helix domain-containing protein, with the protein MKKRDLFAELMQGVNEMGEQREGKITLRQYEMEALPAPEVTAAEIVSIRKKLHMSQPVFARQIRTSPDTLKNWEQSKSKPNAQAALLIKLVERFPDMVDRLNAV; encoded by the coding sequence ATGAAAAAGCGCGATCTGTTTGCCGAACTAATGCAAGGCGTAAACGAGATGGGCGAGCAGCGTGAAGGAAAGATCACCCTTCGCCAGTACGAAATGGAGGCGTTACCAGCTCCTGAAGTAACTGCTGCCGAAATCGTTTCCATCCGCAAAAAACTGCATATGTCCCAGCCAGTTTTTGCCCGGCAGATCAGAACCAGCCCGGACACCCTGAAAAACTGGGAGCAATCAAAATCGAAGCCAAACGCCCAGGCGGCGCTGCTGATCAAATTGGTTGAACGCTTCCCGGATATGGTTGATCGACTCAACGCGGTTTGA
- a CDS encoding cupin, giving the protein MSSKQAVPATKGVTVELLATIDLGPEIEGMAGRQLRMRRVTIEPGGVFGPLHNHIDRPGTVYILHGVITDHRNGIATEYGPGAGWPEDRHTTHWLENRGVIEAVEISVDIVRLE; this is encoded by the coding sequence ATGAGCAGTAAACAGGCAGTACCCGCAACGAAAGGCGTTACGGTCGAGTTGCTGGCAACCATCGACCTGGGTCCCGAGATCGAGGGAATGGCCGGGCGCCAGCTTCGTATGCGCAGGGTGACGATTGAGCCGGGGGGTGTTTTCGGCCCGCTTCATAACCATATAGACAGGCCCGGTACCGTCTACATTTTGCACGGAGTCATCACTGACCATCGAAATGGTATTGCCACGGAGTATGGTCCGGGAGCGGGCTGGCCTGAAGACAGGCACACCACGCACTGGCTGGAAAACAGGGGTGTGATTGAGGCGGTGGAGATATCGGTGGACATTGTCAGGTTGGAGTAA
- a CDS encoding hybrid sensor histidine kinase/response regulator produces the protein MKQAKVRLGALALSSLRLNKLLLLLTGLALLLVSMSYWAVNRVLKEEGEKTDFHFARLMESIHEHEAFLRIAVQSYSQANDNLLIDNQPHSHQALIRQGDERLFQNRDTAKSLPFTVSQRDKFSHADMQGVYSFGVQLTDLFTAYWSDSHYVAPQVFVFSPSDQFTIAVPGIDGTRQFPLLLKSNFFDVTKRLYDELVARQHALGADQMIWLKAPQGLIQKRKYIIGAIGLNLSRNFLPPGAEANDLVILSALLDVSDISDLERLLMHPTNSRLTLISPAGDVLLGDAGDVEDLPLGLSITRDGLRFKLSSGGASPWIGLYAISYQNFFGYAKWPLAGAVGLLVVFVLIGWRVNRWYRKQIIEPAQRASQSLAESEEFNRAMLDSAPVGLCVVERGTGVVLLENQRAHEWQGTPELIALLKRDYGEHELGEVQLEVAGRYLQACFAFTRYKGKNVVLCGFNDITRHVDDANLMEQARRSADEASKAKTLFLATMSHEIRTPLYGVLGNLELLGLTPLSERQREYLQTIQRSSTVLFQLISDVLDVSKIESGQMAVEAKTFCPLDLFEDCVRSYCAAAGNKGLKIFACADAQLPPLLRGDAVRIRQIINNLLSNAIKFTDTGWVVFRLKVIGIEQGQATLQWQVSDTGVGISEEQLTRLFKPFSQVGGSERAGGAGLGLSICARLSEMMGANLRVVSEPGLGSSFSLHMSLPVIAGALDNCADIDLQGVSVYVRAARNDIGQILADWLNRWGARAQVLPAAAPPDTPAILLDLDPDQPLTVPWPSERVLATGSGRSQPQRTGRGWEVNAYDIRAIGRTLMQIAHGTVPQTPASVVPYAASLELSVLVAEDNLVNQEILREQLEALGVRVTLADDGEQALARWKEASFDLVITDVNMPKLDGYQLTRRLRELDPQVPIIGVTANALREEGERCLEAGMNVWLVKPLSLTTLRQTLSAWCPPSAEAPFGALEAPAALPQADDLHDWITLSPAMHRLFIATMQDDLLQAQLALQEANTSKLISYVHRMHGSFATVGAVNLAEACNQCEMALLREPLNPASVEANQVLLERLRKVVARLVDGALYPQGQ, from the coding sequence ATGAAGCAAGCTAAGGTACGTCTCGGTGCGCTGGCACTGAGCTCACTCAGACTGAACAAGCTGTTGCTGCTGCTGACAGGGCTTGCCCTGCTGCTGGTGAGCATGAGTTATTGGGCGGTTAACCGGGTGCTGAAGGAGGAGGGCGAGAAGACGGACTTTCATTTCGCGCGGCTGATGGAAAGCATCCATGAGCATGAGGCCTTTTTGCGCATTGCCGTTCAGAGCTACAGCCAGGCCAACGACAACCTGCTGATAGATAACCAGCCGCATTCGCATCAGGCGCTGATTCGCCAGGGGGATGAGCGTTTGTTCCAGAACCGTGACACGGCCAAGTCATTGCCTTTTACGGTGAGCCAGCGAGATAAGTTCAGCCATGCTGACATGCAGGGGGTTTACTCGTTCGGTGTGCAGTTGACCGACCTGTTCACGGCTTACTGGTCCGATTCCCACTATGTGGCGCCGCAGGTGTTTGTTTTTTCCCCCAGCGATCAATTCACCATTGCGGTCCCCGGGATTGATGGCACGCGGCAGTTTCCCCTGCTGCTCAAAAGCAACTTTTTCGATGTGACCAAGCGTTTGTATGATGAGCTGGTGGCGCGCCAACATGCCCTTGGTGCTGATCAGATGATCTGGTTAAAAGCCCCGCAGGGCCTGATTCAAAAGCGCAAGTACATTATCGGTGCCATCGGGCTGAACCTGTCGCGCAACTTCTTGCCGCCGGGGGCTGAAGCCAATGACCTGGTGATCCTCAGCGCGTTGCTGGACGTCAGCGATATCAGTGATCTGGAGCGCTTGCTGATGCACCCCACCAACAGCCGTCTGACCTTGATCTCGCCTGCCGGCGATGTATTGCTGGGGGATGCCGGGGATGTCGAGGATCTGCCCCTGGGGTTGAGCATTACCCGCGATGGTTTGCGCTTCAAGTTGAGTTCAGGCGGTGCCTCGCCCTGGATAGGGCTGTACGCGATCAGTTATCAGAACTTTTTTGGTTATGCCAAGTGGCCCCTGGCGGGCGCAGTGGGTCTGCTCGTGGTGTTTGTATTGATCGGCTGGCGCGTCAACCGCTGGTATCGCAAGCAAATCATCGAACCTGCCCAACGGGCCAGCCAGTCCCTGGCCGAGAGCGAAGAGTTCAACCGGGCCATGCTCGACAGCGCCCCCGTGGGACTGTGCGTGGTCGAGCGCGGCACCGGCGTGGTATTGCTGGAAAACCAGCGGGCACACGAATGGCAGGGTACGCCTGAGCTGATAGCCCTGTTGAAGCGCGATTATGGTGAGCACGAACTGGGTGAGGTCCAGCTGGAAGTCGCGGGGCGCTATCTGCAGGCCTGTTTTGCCTTCACCCGTTACAAGGGCAAGAACGTGGTGCTCTGCGGTTTCAACGACATCACCCGGCATGTAGACGACGCCAACCTGATGGAGCAGGCCCGGCGTTCGGCTGACGAAGCGAGCAAGGCCAAGACTCTGTTTCTGGCAACCATGAGCCATGAAATTCGTACGCCCCTGTACGGGGTGCTCGGCAATCTTGAACTATTGGGCCTTACACCTCTGAGTGAGCGTCAGCGTGAATACCTGCAGACCATTCAGCGTTCATCGACGGTGTTGTTCCAGTTGATCAGCGACGTGCTGGACGTGTCAAAAATCGAGTCCGGGCAAATGGCTGTCGAGGCCAAGACGTTCTGCCCGCTGGATTTGTTCGAGGATTGCGTGCGTAGTTATTGCGCCGCGGCGGGTAACAAGGGTCTGAAGATCTTTGCCTGTGCCGACGCGCAGTTACCGCCATTGTTGCGTGGCGATGCGGTGCGTATACGGCAAATTATCAATAACCTGTTGAGCAACGCGATCAAGTTCACCGACACCGGCTGGGTGGTCTTCAGGCTCAAGGTCATCGGCATCGAACAAGGGCAGGCAACGTTGCAGTGGCAGGTCTCCGATACCGGTGTGGGCATCAGCGAGGAGCAACTGACGCGCCTGTTCAAGCCGTTCTCCCAGGTGGGCGGCAGTGAGCGGGCGGGCGGTGCCGGGCTGGGCCTGTCCATTTGCGCGCGCTTGAGCGAGATGATGGGCGCCAACCTGCGGGTGGTCAGTGAACCGGGGTTGGGCAGCAGCTTTTCATTGCACATGAGCCTGCCGGTTATCGCTGGCGCACTGGACAACTGTGCCGATATTGACCTTCAGGGTGTCAGTGTTTATGTGCGTGCTGCGCGCAATGATATCGGGCAGATTCTGGCGGACTGGCTCAACCGCTGGGGCGCTCGCGCCCAGGTACTGCCGGCAGCGGCCCCCCCTGACACCCCCGCCATCCTTCTCGATCTGGACCCTGACCAGCCGCTGACCGTGCCCTGGCCAAGCGAGCGGGTGCTGGCGACCGGGTCGGGGCGCAGCCAGCCGCAAAGAACGGGCCGCGGCTGGGAGGTCAACGCGTACGATATTCGCGCCATTGGCAGAACGCTGATGCAAATCGCCCACGGCACTGTGCCCCAGACGCCTGCCAGTGTGGTGCCTTATGCTGCCAGCCTGGAATTGAGCGTGCTGGTCGCTGAAGACAACCTCGTCAACCAGGAGATCCTCAGGGAGCAACTGGAGGCCCTGGGGGTAAGGGTTACGCTGGCGGACGATGGCGAGCAAGCCCTGGCCCGCTGGAAGGAGGCGTCGTTCGATCTGGTGATCACCGACGTCAATATGCCCAAGCTCGATGGCTATCAACTGACCCGTCGTTTGCGTGAGCTTGACCCGCAGGTGCCGATCATTGGTGTCACCGCCAATGCCTTGCGTGAAGAGGGTGAGCGCTGCCTGGAAGCAGGGATGAATGTGTGGCTGGTCAAGCCCCTGAGCCTGACAACCCTGCGCCAGACCTTGTCGGCCTGGTGCCCGCCGTCTGCAGAGGCACCTTTTGGTGCCCTTGAAGCACCCGCAGCACTGCCGCAGGCGGATGATCTGCACGACTGGATTACCCTTTCGCCCGCCATGCACCGGCTGTTTATCGCCACCATGCAGGATGATCTGCTGCAAGCGCAGCTGGCCTTGCAGGAGGCCAATACCTCGAAATTGATCAGTTATGTACACCGCATGCACGGCTCATTTGCCACGGTGGGCGCTGTCAATTTGGCTGAGGCCTGCAATCAGTGCGAAATGGCCTTGCTGCGTGAGCCCTTGAACCCGGCTTCGGTCGAGGCCAACCAGGTGTTGCTCGAACGCTTGCGCAAGGTTGTCGCAAGGCTGGTTGACGGAGCGTTGTACCCCCAGGGCCAGTGA
- a CDS encoding molecular chaperone encodes MRLKVAAFLALAASFWLPQVQAGVNVGSTRVVYQSKEKEANLALSNSGDDGVPYLVQSWVSPFDDRDASADEFIVTPPLFRLDAKSQNILRIIATNAQNLPDDKESLFLLNVKAIPAKSEEQRNQNVLQIALKTTIKLFYRPANLKGTLPEAVEKLQWRAEGGKLTVHNPSGYNVVVSELLINNSASKGMPEVIKPGSTATTPIALKNSDSLELSYINEYGSTVKAKPVTPH; translated from the coding sequence ATGCGTTTAAAAGTTGCAGCCTTTTTGGCACTGGCAGCAAGCTTCTGGCTGCCCCAGGTTCAGGCAGGCGTCAACGTGGGTTCCACGCGCGTTGTGTATCAAAGCAAGGAGAAGGAAGCCAACCTGGCACTTTCAAACTCGGGTGATGACGGTGTGCCATATCTGGTGCAGTCGTGGGTCAGCCCGTTCGATGACCGCGACGCGAGTGCCGATGAGTTTATTGTCACGCCGCCCCTGTTTCGCCTGGATGCCAAGAGCCAGAACATTCTGCGGATCATCGCCACCAACGCACAGAACCTGCCCGACGACAAAGAAAGCCTGTTTTTGCTCAACGTCAAAGCCATCCCGGCCAAGAGTGAGGAACAGCGCAACCAGAACGTGCTGCAAATAGCACTCAAGACCACGATCAAACTGTTTTATCGCCCCGCCAACCTCAAGGGCACCCTGCCCGAAGCGGTGGAGAAACTGCAGTGGCGGGCAGAAGGCGGAAAACTCACGGTGCATAACCCGTCGGGTTACAACGTGGTGGTCAGTGAATTGCTGATCAACAACAGCGCCAGCAAAGGCATGCCTGAGGTCATCAAGCCCGGCAGCACCGCCACCACCCCGATTGCGCTGAAAAACAGCGACAGCCTCGAACTCAGCTACATCAACGAGTACGGCAGTACGGTCAAGGCAAAACCCGTTACACCTCATTGA
- a CDS encoding FAD-binding oxidoreductase, with translation MASNPAFQAYSMPTLLDDLRELLGERLSTSRVECEQHGRGESYHPSLPPDAVCYAESTAEVAAIVKLCAAQRVPIVAFGGGTSLEGHVGATRGGVCIDLSRMQRIIAVRPDDLDVTVEAGVTRMQLNAELRTTGLFFPVDPGGESTLGGMAATRASGTNAVRYGTMRENVLNLTVVLADGQVIKTGGRARKSSAGYDLTRLFVGSEGTLGIITEVTLRLYGIPETTCAAVCTFPTIAAAVSSVVSIIQYGIPVSRVELLDARTVQAVNRFSHMGLVETPTLFFEFAGSPASVAEQVELTRDIVESNAALGFQAAEDTDARNALWRARHSVHYAMQAMRPNGRIWSTDVCVPISALTQCIAETAEDVARVSFFVGMVGHVGDGNFHLGLVVDPDNAAEMAEAEALNERVVERAIALEGTCTGEHGIGSGKIKFMPLEHGAALGVMHLVKQALDPLGLMNPGKILPQG, from the coding sequence ATGGCCTCTAACCCAGCGTTTCAAGCGTATTCCATGCCCACCCTGCTCGATGACCTGCGCGAGCTGCTCGGTGAGCGCCTGAGCACTAGCCGTGTCGAGTGCGAGCAACACGGTCGAGGTGAGTCATACCACCCGAGCCTGCCGCCGGACGCGGTGTGTTACGCCGAGTCCACGGCCGAGGTCGCGGCCATCGTCAAGCTCTGCGCAGCGCAGCGAGTGCCGATCGTTGCCTTTGGGGGTGGTACTTCACTGGAAGGCCATGTAGGCGCCACCCGGGGCGGGGTCTGCATCGACCTGAGCCGCATGCAGCGCATCATCGCCGTGCGCCCGGATGACCTGGATGTCACGGTGGAGGCCGGGGTTACCCGCATGCAGCTTAATGCCGAACTGCGCACCACCGGGCTGTTCTTTCCGGTCGACCCGGGGGGTGAAAGTACCCTGGGGGGCATGGCGGCGACCCGCGCCTCAGGAACCAACGCAGTGCGTTACGGGACCATGCGCGAAAACGTATTGAACCTGACTGTGGTGCTGGCTGACGGTCAGGTGATCAAGACCGGCGGGCGGGCGCGAAAATCTTCCGCAGGCTATGACCTCACGCGCCTGTTTGTCGGCTCGGAAGGCACCCTGGGGATCATCACCGAAGTCACCCTGCGCCTGTACGGTATACCGGAAACCACCTGCGCGGCGGTGTGTACCTTCCCGACGATTGCGGCGGCGGTGAGTTCGGTGGTGTCGATCATTCAGTACGGCATTCCCGTGTCGCGGGTCGAGTTGCTCGATGCGCGCACGGTGCAGGCGGTCAACCGTTTCTCGCACATGGGCCTGGTTGAAACGCCGACGCTGTTTTTCGAATTCGCCGGTTCCCCGGCCAGTGTGGCCGAGCAGGTTGAACTGACCCGGGACATCGTTGAAAGCAATGCTGCATTGGGTTTTCAAGCGGCAGAGGATACCGATGCGCGCAATGCCTTGTGGCGTGCCCGGCACAGTGTTCACTATGCAATGCAGGCCATGCGCCCGAATGGGCGGATCTGGAGTACGGATGTCTGCGTACCCATTTCAGCGCTGACCCAATGCATTGCCGAAACCGCAGAAGATGTGGCCAGGGTTTCATTTTTCGTGGGCATGGTCGGGCATGTGGGCGATGGCAACTTTCATTTGGGGCTGGTGGTCGACCCGGATAACGCAGCAGAGATGGCCGAGGCTGAAGCGCTCAATGAGCGGGTGGTCGAGCGCGCCATTGCCCTGGAGGGCACTTGCACCGGCGAGCATGGCATCGGCTCGGGAAAGATAAAGTTCATGCCCCTGGAGCATGGCGCGGCGCTGGGTGTGATGCACCTGGTCAAGCAGGCGCTCGACCCGCTAGGGCTGATGAACCCGGGCAAAATCCTGCCCCAGGGCTGA